The genomic DNA GACGACGCACCAACCGAAGATGGGTGACGTCCGTCCCTGGTGGATGGACGCCGTCGTCTACCAGATCTACCCAAGGTCGCTGCGCGACACGTCGGGCACCGGCGTCGGCGACCTGAACGGCGTCCGCGCCCAGCTCGACCACATCGCCTGGCTCGGCTTCGACGCCCTGTGGCTGTCGCCGATCTACCCGTCGCCGATGGCCGACCATGGCTACGACGTGGCCGACTACTGCGACGTCGAGCCGCTGTTCGGCACGCTCGACGACTTCGACCACCTCCTGGCCGAGGCCCACGAGCGCGACCTGAGGGTGCTGCTCGACTGGGTGCCCAACCACTCCAGCGACGCCCACCCCTGGTTCCTGGCGTCCCGCTCGTCGCGTGACGACCCCCGGCGCGACTGGTACCTGTGGGTCGACGGCACGCCCGACGCGCCGCCCAACGACTGGCCGGCAGCGTTCCCCGCCGGTGCCGCCTGGGCGTGGGACGAGGGCACCGAGGCCTGGTACTACCACCGCTACACGCCTCAGCAGCCCGACCTGAACTGGGCCAACCCCGAGGTCGTGGCGGCGATGCACGACACCCTACGGTTCTGGTTCGACCGCGGCGTCGACGGCTTCCGCATGGACGTCATCCACCAGATCGGCAAGGACATGCGCCGGGTCACCGCCGGGGTCGGCAGCCCGGTCGACCCCGCCCGCACCCACGAGCTGCTGCGGGGCATCCGCAAGGTGGTCGACTCGTACCCCGGCGACCGGGTGGCGGTGGGCGAGGTGTACATCCTCGACGTGGCCGAGGTGACGACGTACATCGGCCGCGAGGCCGGGGAGCTGCACCTGGCGTTCGACTTCGTGCCGCTGTGGTCCGACTGGACGGCGGCGACGTGG from Acidimicrobiales bacterium includes the following:
- a CDS encoding alpha-amylase family glycosyl hydrolase; the encoded protein is MGDVRPWWMDAVVYQIYPRSLRDTSGTGVGDLNGVRAQLDHIAWLGFDALWLSPIYPSPMADHGYDVADYCDVEPLFGTLDDFDHLLAEAHERDLRVLLDWVPNHSSDAHPWFLASRSSRDDPRRDWYLWVDGTPDAPPNDWPAAFPAGAAWAWDEGTEAWYYHRYTPQQPDLNWANPEVVAAMHDTLRFWFDRGVDGFRMDVIHQIGKDMRRVTAGVGSPVDPARTHELLRGIRKVVDSYPGDRVAVGEVYILDVAEVTTYIGREAGELHLAFDFVPLWSDWTAATWREHLQEALTAHAAVDAWPTWVLGSHDIARLRTRLGRDESARAAVVLLLGLRGTAFVYAGDELGLEDAVVPPEQVEDPAGFRDGCRAPIPWEGPPSYGWTDTTPWLPWPPGADTRNAAALREDPSSILHLYRRMLAARRESPALHAGEMTLLPSDDDVLAWVRTASDGADRRVVAVNFADEPRAWELPAGEWTVEVASVGPEGERYGGELAPFQAVVLR